The following are encoded in a window of Geotrypetes seraphini chromosome 5, aGeoSer1.1, whole genome shotgun sequence genomic DNA:
- the LOC117361084 gene encoding translation initiation factor eIF-2B subunit beta-like: MQQGVGAMEPQLCERSDAFVAQLKCGGGRFSSEEIARHTVELLGGICARSCWSNAEELMEMVRLEGGRMTAAQPSESTVGNMVRRVLKIIREEYSRLCGGSEENDPQESLHKLLTAGGLSEDFNRHFASLKDNVMEAINELLVELEGTLDNIAMQALEHIHSNEMIMTIGHSRTVQAFLEKAARRRKFHVIVAECAPFCQGHEMTVCLSRVGIETTVITDAAIFAVMSRVNKVIVGTKTILANGALRAVTGTHTLALAAKHHSTPVIVCAPMYKLSPQFPNEEDSFHKFVSPQEVLPFSEGVILSRVSVQCPVFDYVPPELITLFIFNIGGNAPSYIYRLMSELYHPDDHDL; encoded by the coding sequence ATGCAGCAGGGCGTCGGGGCGATGGAGCCGCAGCTGTGCGAGCGCAGTGACGCCTTCGTGGCGCAGCTGAAATGCGGGGGCGGCCGCTTCAGCTCCGAGGAGATCGCGCGCCACACGGTGGAGCTCCTGGGCGGGATCTGCGCGCGCAGCTGCTGGAGCAACGCAGAGGAGCTGATGGAGATGGTTcgcctggagggagggaggatgacGGCCGCCCAGCCCTCGGAAAGCACGGTGGGGAACATGGTGCGCCGAGTGCTGAAAATCATCCGCGAGGAGTACAGCAGGCTCTGTGGTGGCAGTGAGGAAAACGACCCGCAGGAATCGCTCCATAAGCTCCTGACGGCCGGAGGGCTCAGCGAGGACTTTAACCGCCACTTTGCTTCCCTCAAGGACAACGTCATGGAAGCCATCAACGAGCTGCTCGTGGAGCTGGAAGGAACACTGGATAACATAGCAATGCAGGCCTTGGAACACATCCACTCGAATGAGATGATCATGACAATTGGTCATTCCCGAACAGTGCAAGCATTCCTGGAAAAGGCAGCCCGCAGGCGCAAGTTCCATGTCATTGTGGCAGAGTGTGCCCCTTTCTGTCAGGGCCACGAAATGACAGTCTGTTTATCCAGAGTGGGGATAGAAACCACAGTTATTACTGATGCTGCCATCTTTGCAGTCATGTCCCGTGTCAACAAGGTGATTGTTGGGACAAAGACTATTTTAGCCAATGGAGCATTGAGAGCAGTAACTGGGACTCATACCCTCGCACTAGCAGCTAAGCACCATTCCACCCCAGTGATCGTCTGTGCACCTATGTACAAGTTGTCACCTCAGTTTCCTAATGAAGAAGATTCATTCCACAAATTTGTTTCACCACAAGAGGTTCTACCCTTCTCAGAAGGGGTGATCCTTTCAAGGGTCAGTGTGCAGTGCCCTGTCTTTGACTATGTACCACCTGAACTCATCACCCTCTTCATCTTCAACATTGGGGGTAATGCACCATCCTATATCTACCGGCTCATGAGTGAACTTTACCACCCCGATGACCATGATTTGTGA